A region of Leclercia adecarboxylata DNA encodes the following proteins:
- the apbE gene encoding FAD:protein FMN transferase ApbE: MEITFLRVGILATLFMLSACDAPTPPVKSETAAATVLEGKTMGTFWRVSAIDLSAARAEELRGKIQSQLDGDDQLMSTYKNDSALMRFNQSKSTSPWPVSEAMADIVTESLRVGYKTNGAMDITVGPLVNLWGFGPNKQPVQIPDQAQIDDARAQTGLQHLSVINQSGQQYLQKDIPDLFVDLSTVGEGYAADHLAQLMAEEGISRYLVSVGGALVSRGMNASDKPWRVAIQKPTDRENAVQAIVDINGHGISTSGSYRNYYELDGKRISHVIDPQTGSPITHNLVSVTVIAPTALEADAWDTGLMVLGAEKAKEIVRQQGLAVYMITREGEGFKTWMSPQFASFLVNGAN; encoded by the coding sequence ATGGAAATTACTTTTCTGCGTGTCGGCATTCTGGCGACCCTGTTTATGCTGTCTGCATGTGATGCCCCAACACCGCCGGTAAAGAGCGAAACCGCCGCCGCAACGGTGCTGGAAGGGAAAACGATGGGCACCTTCTGGCGCGTCAGCGCCATCGATCTCTCCGCTGCCCGGGCAGAAGAGCTGCGCGGCAAGATCCAGTCCCAGCTGGATGGCGATGATCAGCTGATGTCCACCTATAAGAACGACTCGGCGCTGATGCGCTTTAACCAGTCGAAAAGCACTTCACCCTGGCCGGTGAGCGAAGCGATGGCGGATATAGTCACCGAATCGCTGCGGGTGGGCTACAAAACCAACGGCGCGATGGATATTACCGTCGGCCCTCTGGTTAACCTTTGGGGCTTTGGCCCGAACAAGCAGCCGGTACAAATACCCGACCAGGCGCAAATTGACGACGCCCGCGCGCAAACGGGGCTGCAGCATCTGTCGGTGATTAATCAGTCCGGTCAGCAATATCTGCAAAAAGACATTCCCGATCTGTTTGTCGATCTCTCCACGGTGGGTGAGGGCTATGCTGCCGATCACCTGGCGCAGCTGATGGCCGAAGAGGGGATCTCCCGCTATCTGGTCTCTGTGGGCGGGGCGCTGGTCAGCCGGGGCATGAATGCGAGTGATAAGCCCTGGCGCGTGGCGATCCAGAAGCCGACCGACAGGGAGAATGCCGTGCAGGCCATTGTCGATATCAACGGCCACGGCATCAGCACCTCCGGCAGCTACCGCAACTACTATGAGCTGGACGGCAAGCGTATTTCCCACGTGATCGATCCCCAGACCGGCAGTCCGATTACCCATAATCTGGTGTCGGTGACGGTGATCGCCCCGACGGCTCTCGAAGCCGATGCCTGGGATACCGGTCTGATGGTGCTGGGGGCGGAAAAAGCCAAAGAGATCGTGCGGCAGCAAGGGCTGGCGGTCTATATGATCACCCGTGAAGGCGAGGGCTTTAAAACCTGGATGTCCCCGCAGTTCGCCAGTTTCCTCGTTAACGGGGCGAATTAA
- the rcsD gene encoding phosphotransferase RcsD codes for MSQSDITTANKFSLLPGSITRFFLLLIVVLLVTMGVMVQSAVNTWLKDRSYQIVDISHALHKRIDTWRYATWQIYDNIAATPTTSSAEGLQETRLKQDVYYLEKTRRKTEALIFGSHDSATLEMTQRMSTYLDTLWGAETVPWSMYYLNGQDNSMILISTLPLKDLSSGFKESTVGNIVDSRRAEMLQQANALDERESFSSLRRLAWQNGHYFTLRTTFNQPGHLATVVAFDLPINDLIPPDMPLDSFRLEQDNTVQNLRAPTDKESPDSVSISFNGSKIEIASTLNTTGMRLVWQVPFGTLLLDTLQNILLPLLLNIGLLALALFGYSTFRSQPGRQSDVPVASGTSNELRVLRALNEEIVSVLPLGLLVHDQEANRTVISNKIADHLLPHLNLQNITSMADQHQGVIQATINNELYEIRQFRSQVASRTQIFIIRDQDREVLVNKKLKQAQRLYEKNQQGRAAFMQNIGEAFKLPLKALASEAAHLSSPESLQLSSHADTLVRLVDEIQLANMLENDTWKGNASLFSIQDLIDEVVPEVLPVIKRKGLQLLINNPLRANDERHGDRDALRRILLMLIQYAVTTTQIGKITLEVSSDESADDRLTFRILDTGEGVTASEIDNLHFPFLNETQGDNYGKANALTFWLCDQLARKLGGHLNIKARESLGTRYSLHVKMPATPQEAEEDERLLDDVVIMVDVTSNEIRNIVVRQLENWGASCISPDERLASQEYDLFLTDNPSNLTASGLLLSDDEPGVRKIGPGQVRVNFNMSNAMQEAVLQLIEEQLSQETIPESPLGGNGNAELHASGYYSLFVDTVPDDVKRLYTESAANDFAALAQTAHRLKGVFAMLNLVPGKQLCETLEHLIREKDAASIEKYISDIDAYVKSLL; via the coding sequence ATGAGTCAGTCTGATATCACAACCGCGAACAAGTTCTCCCTGCTTCCGGGCAGCATTACGCGTTTCTTTCTTCTACTGATCGTTGTGCTGTTAGTGACCATGGGCGTGATGGTGCAGAGCGCCGTGAATACCTGGCTCAAAGACCGCAGCTACCAGATTGTCGATATCAGCCACGCGCTGCATAAACGCATCGACACCTGGCGCTATGCCACCTGGCAGATCTACGACAACATCGCGGCGACCCCAACCACCTCCTCTGCGGAAGGGCTGCAGGAGACGCGCCTGAAACAGGACGTCTACTATCTGGAAAAAACGCGACGCAAAACCGAGGCCCTGATCTTCGGTTCCCACGACAGCGCCACGCTGGAGATGACCCAGCGGATGTCAACTTACCTGGATACGCTGTGGGGCGCGGAGACGGTTCCCTGGTCGATGTACTATCTCAACGGTCAGGACAACAGCATGATCCTGATCTCCACCCTGCCGCTTAAGGATCTCTCCTCAGGATTTAAAGAGTCTACGGTGGGTAACATTGTCGATTCCCGCCGCGCGGAGATGCTTCAGCAGGCTAACGCCCTGGACGAGCGCGAAAGTTTCTCCTCCCTGCGCCGGCTGGCCTGGCAAAATGGCCACTATTTTACCCTGCGTACCACCTTCAATCAGCCAGGCCATTTGGCGACGGTGGTGGCCTTCGATCTGCCGATCAACGATCTGATCCCACCGGATATGCCGCTCGACAGCTTCCGTCTGGAACAGGACAACACGGTACAAAACCTGCGTGCACCGACGGACAAAGAGAGCCCGGACAGCGTTTCTATCTCCTTTAATGGCTCGAAAATCGAGATTGCTTCAACCCTGAACACCACCGGCATGCGCCTGGTCTGGCAGGTGCCTTTCGGGACGCTGCTGCTTGATACCCTGCAAAATATTCTGTTGCCGCTGCTGCTTAATATCGGTCTGCTGGCGTTGGCGCTGTTCGGTTACAGCACCTTCCGCTCGCAGCCGGGTCGCCAGAGCGATGTCCCCGTTGCGTCCGGCACCAGCAACGAGCTGCGCGTCCTGCGCGCGCTGAATGAAGAGATAGTCTCCGTGCTGCCGCTCGGCCTGCTGGTGCACGATCAGGAAGCCAACCGGACGGTGATCAGTAACAAAATTGCCGACCACCTGCTGCCGCACCTGAATCTGCAGAACATCACCAGCATGGCGGATCAGCACCAGGGGGTGATTCAGGCCACCATTAATAACGAACTGTACGAGATCCGTCAGTTCCGCAGCCAGGTGGCGTCGCGCACGCAGATTTTCATTATTCGCGATCAGGATCGCGAGGTGCTGGTCAATAAAAAGCTCAAGCAGGCGCAAAGGCTGTACGAGAAAAACCAGCAGGGCCGCGCGGCGTTTATGCAGAATATCGGCGAGGCGTTCAAACTGCCGCTGAAGGCGCTGGCCAGCGAAGCCGCCCATTTATCCAGCCCGGAGAGCCTGCAGCTGTCGTCTCATGCCGACACGCTGGTGCGGCTGGTGGATGAGATCCAGCTGGCCAATATGCTGGAAAATGACACCTGGAAGGGCAATGCGTCGCTGTTCTCGATTCAGGATCTGATCGATGAAGTGGTGCCGGAAGTGCTGCCGGTGATCAAGCGCAAAGGGCTGCAGCTGCTGATTAACAACCCGTTGCGCGCGAATGATGAACGTCATGGCGACCGTGACGCCCTGCGCCGCATTCTGCTGATGCTGATCCAGTACGCGGTCACCACCACCCAGATCGGCAAGATTACTCTCGAAGTGAGCAGCGATGAGTCGGCCGACGACCGCCTTACCTTCCGTATCCTGGATACCGGCGAGGGGGTCACGGCCAGTGAAATCGACAATCTGCACTTCCCGTTCCTCAACGAGACCCAGGGCGACAACTATGGCAAAGCCAACGCCCTCACCTTCTGGCTCTGCGATCAGCTGGCGCGCAAGCTGGGCGGCCATCTGAATATCAAAGCGCGTGAATCTCTGGGCACCCGCTACTCCCTGCACGTGAAAATGCCAGCCACGCCGCAGGAAGCAGAGGAAGATGAACGCCTGCTGGATGACGTGGTGATCATGGTAGACGTGACCTCAAACGAGATCCGCAATATCGTGGTTCGTCAGTTGGAAAACTGGGGCGCAAGCTGTATTTCCCCGGACGAAAGGCTGGCAAGTCAAGAATATGATCTCTTTTTAACGGATAATCCGTCTAATCTTACTGCCTCGGGCTTGCTTTTAAGCGATGATGAGCCAGGCGTGCGAAAAATTGGCCCCGGCCAGGTGCGCGTCAACTTTAATATGAGCAATGCTATGCAGGAAGCTGTACTACAACTAATAGAAGAGCAGCTGTCGCAGGAAACGATCCCGGAATCCCCACTGGGCGGCAACGGAAATGCTGAACTTCATGCCAGCGGATATTATTCGCTCTTTGTAGACACAGTACCAGATGATGTTAAGAGGTTGTATACTGAGTCGGCCGCGAACGACTTCGCGGCGCTGGCTCAAACAGCACACCGGCTCAAAGGGGTGTTTGCCATGCTTAATCTGGTTCCAGGCAAGCAATTATGTGAAACGCTGGAACATCTTATTCGTGAGAAAGATGCCGCCAGCATAGAAAAATACATCAGCGACATTGACGCCTACGTCAAAAGCTTGCTGTAG
- the rcsB gene encoding response regulator transcription factor RcsB → MNNMNVIIADDHPIVLFGIRKSLEQIEWVNVVGEFEDSTALINNLPKLDAHVLITDLSMPGDKYGDGITLIKYIKRHFPSISIIVLTMNNNPAILSAVLDLDIEGIVLKQGAPTDLPKALAALQKGKKFTPESVSRLLEKISAGGYGDKRLSPKESEVLRLFAEGFLVTEIAKKLNRSIKTISSQKKSAMMKLGVENDIALLNYLSSVTLSPADKE, encoded by the coding sequence ATGAACAATATGAACGTAATTATTGCCGATGACCATCCGATTGTACTGTTCGGTATTCGCAAATCACTTGAACAGATCGAGTGGGTGAATGTAGTCGGTGAATTTGAAGACTCCACAGCACTGATTAATAACCTGCCTAAGCTTGATGCGCACGTGCTCATCACCGACCTTTCCATGCCTGGAGATAAGTACGGTGACGGGATTACGCTGATCAAATACATCAAGCGCCATTTCCCAAGCATTTCGATTATCGTGCTGACCATGAACAATAACCCGGCGATTTTAAGTGCCGTTCTGGATCTCGATATTGAAGGGATTGTCCTGAAACAGGGCGCGCCAACCGATCTGCCTAAGGCGCTTGCCGCGCTGCAGAAAGGGAAGAAATTCACCCCGGAAAGCGTCTCTCGCCTGCTGGAAAAAATCAGCGCTGGCGGCTACGGCGACAAACGCCTGTCGCCAAAAGAGAGCGAAGTATTGCGTCTGTTTGCTGAAGGTTTCCTGGTAACCGAAATCGCCAAGAAGCTGAACCGCAGCATCAAGACCATCAGTAGCCAGAAAAAATCTGCAATGATGAAGCTGGGCGTTGAGAACGATATCGCCCTGCTGAACTACCTCTCTTCCGTCACGCTGAGTCCTGCGGATAAAGAGTAA
- the rcsC gene encoding two-component system sensor histidine kinase RcsC has translation MKYLVSFRTTLKVSRYLFRALALLIWVLIALFSVFYIVNALHQKEAEIRQEFSLSFDQSQRYIQRTSDVMKELKYIAENRLTAENGVLAMRGRDSKADVPNFEPLFPDSDCSAMGSAWRGSLESLAWFMRYWRDNFSAAYDLNRVFLIGSENLCMADFGLREVPVDRDSALKTLHERIVKYRNAPQDERGNNLFWISQGPRSGVGYFYALTPVYLGNRLQAMLGIEQSIRMENFFTPGDLPMGVTILDENGHTLISLAGPESRLKVDPRWMQERSWFGYSAGFRDLVLKKSLPPSSLSIVYSVPVDMVLERIRMLILNSVLLNVLVGIALFTLARMYERKIFIPAEVDAQRLEEHEQFNRKIVASAPVGICILRTLDGTNILSNELAHNYLNMLTHEDRQRLTQIICGQQVNFVDVLTSNNTNLQISFVHSRYRNENVAICVLVDVSARVKMEESLQDMAQSAEQASQSKSMFLATVSHELRTPLYGIIGNLDLLQTKELPRGVDRLVTAMNNSSSLLLKIISDILDFSKIESEQLKIEPREFSPREVMNHISANYLPLVVRKQLGLYCFIEPDVPLSLEGDPMRLQQVISNLLSNAIKFTDMGCIVMHVSRAGDYLSIRVRDTGVGIPAKEVVKLFDPFFQVGTGVQRNFQGTGLGLAICEKLISMMDGDISVDTEPGMGSQFTIRIPLYAAQSPANMPIEGLSDKRCWLAVNNASLHAYLESLLTSHGIRVARYAGQTPDADDMLLTDDELTQPWQGKAAVIFCRRHIGIALERAHGEWVNSVAAPHELIALLARIYRVEMDSAGGSTSLPSPESEQSLNEDMMILVVDDHPINRRLLADQLGSLGYQCKTANDGVDALNVLSKNHIDIVLSDVNMPNMDGYRLTQRIRQLGLTLPVVGVTANALAEEKQRCLESGMDSCLSKPVTLDVLKQTLSVYAERVRKTRG, from the coding sequence TTGAAATACCTCGTCTCCTTTCGAACCACGCTGAAAGTTTCTCGCTATCTTTTTCGGGCGCTGGCGCTCCTGATTTGGGTGCTGATCGCACTGTTTTCGGTGTTTTACATCGTCAATGCGCTGCACCAGAAGGAGGCGGAGATCCGCCAGGAGTTTAGTCTCAGCTTCGATCAGTCCCAGCGCTATATTCAGCGAACGTCGGACGTCATGAAGGAGCTCAAGTACATCGCCGAGAACCGTCTGACGGCGGAAAACGGCGTTCTGGCTATGCGCGGACGCGACAGTAAAGCGGATGTCCCCAACTTTGAACCTCTGTTTCCCGACTCTGACTGCTCGGCGATGGGCTCCGCATGGCGGGGTTCGCTGGAGTCGCTGGCCTGGTTTATGCGCTACTGGCGCGATAACTTCTCGGCAGCCTACGACCTTAACCGGGTCTTTCTGATTGGCAGCGAAAACCTCTGCATGGCCGATTTTGGTCTGCGCGAAGTGCCGGTGGACCGCGACAGCGCCCTGAAGACCCTGCATGAGCGGATTGTCAAATACCGTAACGCGCCGCAGGACGAGCGCGGCAATAACCTCTTCTGGATAAGCCAGGGCCCACGTTCAGGGGTAGGCTACTTCTATGCTCTGACGCCGGTCTATCTGGGCAATCGCCTGCAGGCGATGCTCGGCATTGAGCAGTCTATCCGAATGGAGAACTTTTTCACTCCGGGCGACCTGCCGATGGGCGTTACCATTCTCGATGAAAATGGCCACACCCTGATTTCGCTGGCCGGGCCGGAATCCCGACTGAAGGTCGATCCGCGCTGGATGCAGGAGCGCTCATGGTTTGGTTACAGCGCCGGTTTTCGTGACCTTGTACTGAAAAAAAGCCTGCCGCCTTCGTCCCTGAGCATCGTTTACTCCGTGCCGGTAGATATGGTGCTGGAGCGAATTCGCATGCTGATCCTCAATTCGGTACTGCTGAACGTGCTGGTGGGGATTGCGCTCTTTACCCTTGCGCGCATGTATGAGCGCAAAATCTTTATCCCGGCGGAGGTCGATGCCCAGCGTCTTGAAGAGCACGAGCAGTTCAACCGCAAAATTGTCGCCTCGGCGCCGGTGGGGATCTGTATTCTGCGCACCCTCGACGGGACCAATATCCTCAGTAACGAGCTGGCGCATAACTACCTGAATATGCTCACCCATGAGGACCGGCAGCGGCTGACGCAGATCATCTGCGGACAGCAGGTTAACTTCGTCGACGTGCTGACCAGCAACAACACCAATCTGCAGATTAGCTTTGTCCACTCGCGCTACCGCAATGAGAACGTGGCTATCTGCGTGCTGGTGGATGTCTCCGCGCGCGTCAAAATGGAAGAGTCGCTGCAGGATATGGCCCAGTCCGCTGAACAGGCCAGCCAGTCGAAATCGATGTTCCTTGCCACCGTCAGCCATGAGCTGCGTACCCCGCTGTACGGGATTATTGGTAACCTCGATCTGCTGCAGACCAAAGAGCTGCCGCGCGGCGTCGACCGTCTGGTGACGGCGATGAATAACTCCTCCAGCCTGCTGCTGAAAATCATCAGCGATATTCTCGACTTCTCTAAAATTGAGTCCGAACAGCTGAAAATCGAGCCGCGCGAATTCTCGCCGCGCGAAGTGATGAACCATATCAGCGCCAACTATCTGCCGCTGGTGGTGCGTAAACAGCTGGGGCTCTACTGCTTTATCGAGCCGGACGTGCCGCTATCGCTTGAGGGCGATCCGATGCGCCTGCAGCAGGTGATCTCCAACCTGCTCAGCAACGCCATCAAGTTTACCGATATGGGCTGCATTGTGATGCACGTCAGCCGGGCAGGGGACTACCTGAGCATCCGCGTGCGTGACACCGGGGTGGGCATCCCGGCGAAAGAGGTGGTTAAGCTTTTCGATCCCTTCTTCCAGGTGGGAACCGGCGTTCAGCGCAACTTCCAGGGTACCGGACTGGGGCTGGCGATCTGTGAAAAACTGATCAGCATGATGGACGGCGATATCTCGGTGGATACCGAGCCGGGCATGGGCAGCCAGTTCACTATCCGTATTCCGCTCTATGCCGCACAGTCTCCGGCTAACATGCCGATTGAGGGATTAAGCGATAAACGCTGCTGGCTGGCGGTTAATAACGCCTCGCTGCATGCCTATCTTGAGTCACTGCTGACGTCGCACGGCATCCGTGTGGCGCGCTATGCCGGGCAAACCCCGGACGCGGACGATATGCTCCTGACCGACGATGAGCTGACGCAGCCGTGGCAGGGCAAAGCCGCGGTGATCTTCTGCCGTCGCCATATCGGTATCGCCCTGGAGCGTGCCCACGGCGAGTGGGTGAACAGCGTGGCAGCGCCGCATGAGCTGATTGCCCTGCTGGCGCGCATCTACCGTGTTGAGATGGACAGCGCAGGCGGTAGCACATCGCTGCCGTCGCCAGAGTCGGAGCAGTCCCTGAATGAGGACATGATGATCCTCGTGGTGGATGACCATCCGATTAACCGCCGTCTGCTGGCCGACCAGCTGGGCTCGCTGGGCTATCAGTGTAAAACCGCCAATGACGGCGTGGATGCCCTGAACGTGCTGAGCAAAAACCATATCGACATCGTCCTGAGCGACGTAAACATGCCGAACATGGACGGCTATCGTTTGACCCAGCGCATCCGCCAGCTCGGCCTGACGCTGCCGGTGGTGGGCGTCACCGCCAATGCGCTGGCAGAGGAGAAGCAGCGTTGTCTGGAATCGGGAATGGACAGCTGTCTGTCCAAGCCGGTAACGCTGGACGTGCTGAAACAGACGCTGTCGGTGTATGCAGAGCGGGTGAGGAAAACGCGGGGATAA
- the gyrA gene encoding DNA topoisomerase (ATP-hydrolyzing) subunit A, protein MSDLAREITPVNIEEELKSSYLDYAMSVIVGRALPDVRDGLKPVHRRVLYAMNVLGNDWNKAYKKSARVVGDVIGKYHPHGDSAVYDTIVRMAQPFSLRYMLVDGQGNFGSIDGDSAAAMRYTEIRLAKIAHELMADLEKETVDFVDNYDGTEKIPDVMPTKIPNLLVNGSSGIAVGMATNIPPHNITEVINGCLAYIDDEDISIEGLMEHIPGPDFPTAAIINGRRGIEEAYRTGRGKIYIRARAEVEADAKTGRETIIVHEIPYQVNKARLIEKIAELVKEKRIEGISALRDESDKDGMRIVIEIKRDAVGEVVLNNLYSLTQLQVSFGINMVALHHGQPKIMNLKDILSAFVRHRREVVTRRTIFELRKARDRAHILEALAVALANIDPIIELIRRAPTPAEAKAGLIAKPWDLGNVSSMLERAGDDAARPEWLEPQYGIRDGKYWLTEQQAQAILDLRLQKLTGLEHEKLLDEYKELLEQIAELLHILGSADRLMEVIREELELVRDQFGDERRTEITANSADINIEDLINQEDVVVTLSHQGYVKYQPLTDYEAQRRGGKGKSAARIKEEDFIDRLLVANTHDTILCFSSRGRLYWMKVYQLPEASRGARGRPIVNLLPLEQNERITAILPVREYAEGVNVFMATASGTVKKTALTEFSRPRSAGIIAVNLNEGDELIGVDLTSGSDEVMLFSAAGKVVRFKENAVRAMGRTATGVRGIKLAGEDSVVSLIVPRGEGAILTVTQNGYGKRTAQDEYPTKSRGTQGVISIKVTERNGSVVGAVQVDDADQIMMITDAGTLVRTRVSEISVVGRNTQGVILIRTAEDENVVGLQRVAEPVDDEELDSIDGSVAEGDDEIAPEAETDDDAADDAEE, encoded by the coding sequence ATGAGCGACCTTGCGAGAGAAATTACACCGGTTAACATCGAGGAAGAGCTGAAGAGCTCCTATCTGGATTATGCGATGTCGGTCATTGTTGGCCGAGCGCTGCCGGATGTCCGCGATGGACTTAAGCCGGTACACCGTCGCGTACTATACGCCATGAACGTATTGGGCAATGACTGGAATAAAGCGTACAAAAAATCTGCCCGTGTCGTTGGTGACGTAATCGGTAAATACCATCCTCATGGTGATTCCGCGGTGTACGACACCATCGTCCGTATGGCGCAGCCATTCTCGCTGCGTTACATGCTGGTTGATGGTCAGGGTAACTTCGGTTCTATCGACGGCGACTCCGCTGCGGCAATGCGTTATACGGAAATCCGCCTGGCGAAGATTGCCCATGAGCTGATGGCCGATCTGGAAAAAGAGACGGTAGATTTTGTCGACAACTATGACGGCACGGAAAAAATTCCTGACGTTATGCCGACGAAGATCCCTAACCTGCTGGTAAACGGTTCGTCCGGTATCGCCGTAGGTATGGCGACCAACATTCCACCGCACAACATCACTGAAGTGATCAACGGCTGCCTGGCCTATATCGACGATGAAGACATCAGCATTGAAGGGCTGATGGAACACATCCCGGGCCCGGACTTCCCGACTGCAGCGATTATCAATGGCCGTCGCGGTATCGAAGAAGCGTACCGTACCGGTCGCGGCAAGATCTATATTCGTGCCCGCGCCGAAGTCGAAGCGGATGCCAAAACTGGCCGTGAGACCATTATCGTCCACGAAATTCCGTATCAGGTGAACAAAGCGCGCCTGATCGAGAAGATTGCCGAGCTGGTTAAAGAGAAACGTATTGAAGGTATCAGCGCGCTGCGTGATGAGTCTGATAAAGACGGCATGCGTATCGTGATTGAAATCAAACGCGACGCGGTAGGGGAAGTGGTTCTGAACAACCTCTACTCCCTGACTCAGCTTCAGGTCTCCTTCGGTATCAACATGGTGGCACTGCACCATGGTCAGCCGAAGATCATGAACCTGAAAGACATTCTGAGCGCGTTCGTGCGTCACCGCCGTGAAGTGGTGACCCGTCGTACCATTTTCGAACTGCGTAAAGCCCGCGATCGTGCACACATCCTCGAAGCGCTGGCCGTCGCGCTGGCGAACATCGACCCGATCATCGAACTGATCCGTCGTGCGCCAACGCCTGCCGAAGCGAAAGCGGGCCTGATCGCCAAACCGTGGGATCTGGGCAACGTTTCCTCCATGCTGGAACGTGCCGGTGACGATGCCGCGCGTCCTGAGTGGCTGGAGCCGCAGTACGGTATTCGCGATGGCAAATACTGGCTGACCGAACAGCAGGCACAGGCGATTCTGGATCTGCGTCTGCAGAAACTGACTGGCCTTGAGCACGAAAAACTGCTCGACGAGTACAAAGAGCTGCTGGAGCAGATCGCTGAACTGCTGCACATTCTGGGCAGCGCCGATCGCCTGATGGAAGTGATCCGCGAAGAGCTGGAGCTGGTCCGCGATCAGTTCGGCGATGAGCGTCGCACTGAAATCACCGCTAACTCTGCGGATATCAACATCGAAGACCTGATCAACCAGGAAGACGTTGTTGTGACCCTGTCTCACCAGGGCTACGTGAAGTACCAGCCGTTAACCGACTACGAAGCACAGCGTCGTGGCGGGAAGGGCAAATCGGCGGCACGTATTAAAGAAGAAGACTTTATCGACCGCCTGCTGGTGGCCAACACCCACGACACCATCCTTTGCTTCTCCAGCCGGGGCCGTCTGTACTGGATGAAGGTCTATCAGCTGCCGGAAGCGAGCCGTGGCGCGCGTGGACGTCCAATCGTTAACCTGCTGCCGCTGGAGCAAAACGAACGCATCACCGCGATCCTGCCGGTTCGCGAGTACGCTGAAGGCGTAAACGTCTTTATGGCGACCGCCAGCGGTACGGTGAAGAAAACTGCCCTGACCGAGTTCAGCCGCCCACGTTCTGCCGGCATTATCGCCGTCAACCTGAACGAAGGCGATGAACTGATTGGTGTGGATCTGACTTCAGGCTCTGACGAAGTGATGTTGTTCTCTGCCGCCGGTAAAGTGGTGCGCTTTAAAGAGAACGCGGTGCGCGCGATGGGTCGTACGGCGACCGGCGTTCGCGGCATCAAGCTGGCGGGTGAAGACAGCGTGGTCTCCCTGATCGTTCCACGTGGCGAAGGCGCAATCCTCACCGTCACCCAGAACGGTTACGGTAAACGTACCGCGCAGGACGAATACCCAACCAAGTCCCGTGGCACCCAGGGCGTTATCTCGATCAAAGTCACCGAGCGCAACGGTTCCGTTGTTGGCGCGGTACAGGTCGACGATGCCGACCAGATCATGATGATCACCGATGCCGGTACGCTGGTGCGTACCCGCGTGTCGGAAATCAGCGTGGTCGGGCGTAACACCCAGGGCGTGATCCTCATCCGTACCGCGGAAGATGAAAACGTGGTGGGTCTGCAGCGTGTCGCTGAGCCAGTAGATGATGAAGAGCTCGACTCTATCGACGGTAGCGTGGCAGAAGGTGACGATGAAATCGCACCGGAAGCGGAAACCGACGATGATGCGGCAGATGATGCCGAAGAGTAA
- the ubiG gene encoding bifunctional 2-polyprenyl-6-hydroxyphenol methylase/3-demethylubiquinol 3-O-methyltransferase UbiG: protein MNAEKSPVAQNVDHEEIAKFEAVASRWWDLEGEFKPLHRINPLRLGYIAERSGGLFGKKVLDVGCGGGILAESMAREGATVTGLDMGFEPLQVARLHALESGIQVEYVQETVEAHAAEHAQQYDVVTCMEMLEHVPDPQSVVKACAALVKPGGQVFFSTINRNGKAWLMAVVGAEYVLRMVPKGTHDVKKFIKPAELLSWVDGTWLKEQHMTGLHYNPLTDKFKLAPGVDVNYMLHTTAKND from the coding sequence ATGAATGCGGAAAAATCCCCGGTGGCTCAAAACGTCGACCACGAAGAGATCGCCAAATTTGAAGCCGTGGCCTCACGCTGGTGGGATCTTGAAGGTGAGTTCAAACCGTTGCACCGCATTAACCCCCTGCGCCTGGGCTATATCGCGGAGCGTTCCGGCGGCCTGTTCGGTAAAAAGGTGCTCGATGTGGGCTGCGGCGGCGGCATCCTGGCCGAGAGCATGGCGCGAGAAGGCGCCACGGTAACCGGACTGGATATGGGCTTTGAGCCGCTGCAGGTGGCACGTCTGCACGCGCTGGAAAGCGGTATTCAGGTGGAGTACGTGCAGGAAACGGTGGAAGCCCACGCGGCGGAGCACGCCCAGCAGTATGACGTCGTCACCTGCATGGAGATGCTGGAGCACGTTCCCGACCCGCAATCGGTGGTAAAAGCCTGTGCGGCGCTGGTGAAACCGGGCGGCCAGGTGTTCTTCTCCACCATCAACCGCAACGGCAAGGCGTGGCTGATGGCGGTAGTCGGCGCAGAGTATGTGCTGCGGATGGTGCCAAAAGGCACTCACGACGTGAAAAAATTCATCAAGCCGGCGGAACTGCTGAGCTGGGTCGACGGCACCTGGCTGAAAGAGCAGCACATGACCGGCCTGCACTACAATCCGCTCACCGACAAGTTCAAACTGGCACCCGGCGTGGATGTTAACTATATGTTGCACACAACCGCCAAAAACGACTAA